The Eubacterium ventriosum genome includes the window ACAGAATAGCAATGCTTAAAACAAAAAATATAGATGCATAACTAAGAAATTTAAGAGAAAAATTCTAACTGCAATACATAAATTTTTTTGTGGAAAGTTTAAGTGATATTGACAGAGTTATATTTGTAAAAAGATATTTCTTTTTGCAAACAACAACCGAAATTTCAAATAAAATCTTAAAAAAATAAAATGGCAAAAATGGCTATAGCAGCCTGTTTGATAGGAGCTATAGTGTTGGTTTGGGGAAGAAAAGAAATAGTAAATGAAAAGTCTGCAAAAAATGAAAAAGTTATTGCGACACAAACAATTGAAATTCAGGAAAATGAGAGATTACATCTTTCAGTGGGGGCAGATGTCGGACAAACAATATTTTGGAGTCCAAGCCTAAAAGGAAAAGCCCCATCTCAGGGGCTTTTAATATTAAATATTATTTATTTTCATTATCTTCCTTAGGAACAACTGTTTCCATATTTTTTGGAAGAACAAGATTTAAAATAATTGATACGATAAATACTACAGCAACACAGTTTTCTGCAAATACATTTTCGATAATCTTAGGGAAAATGCTAAAGATTTCAGGAACCTGTGTGAAGCCGATACCAATACTAAGTGAAAGTGCGGCAATTGTAATATTACGCTGTGAGTAACCGCAGTTGCTAATCATCTGAAGACCGCTGATTACGATTGTACCAAACATCATAAGTGTACATCCACCAAGTACTGCGTCAGGAAGTGTTGCAAGTAAAGCACCAAAGAATGGGAAGATACCTGCAATAATCATAATAATTGCACCTGTTGCAATAGCAAATCTGTTAACTACTTTAGTCATGGCAACAAGACCTACATTCTGGCTGAAAGATGTAATTGGTAAACATCCGAAAACAGAAGATAAAGCACTGATGAAACCGTCACAGGCAATAGAACCTGAAGTTTCTTTTGTTGTTACGTCCCTATTTAAGCCTGAAGCTGCAAGAGCAGAAGTATCTCCGATAGTTTCAGTAGCAGAAACTAAGAAAATTAAAATAACAGAGAAAATTGCGTTAGCATTAAATTCAGGTTTAAAAGGCATTAATGAAGGTACTGCAACAATAGAAGTTTCTGAAAGTGAAGAAAAATCAACAACTCCCATAAATACAGCAACAATATATCCTACAATAAGTCCAAACAAAACAGAAAGCTGTTTGAAATATGATTTTGCCAAAATATTAAAAATAATACATGAAAGCAATGTTATAGTTCCGAGAATCCAGTTTGTAGCTGAACCAAAGTTTTCGCTTCCGCTTCCTCCACCGAAAGAGCTTGCTCCAACAGAGAGAAGAGAAAAACCAATGGAAGTAACAACGCTGGCTGCAACGATAGGAGATATAAGTTTAATCCAGTATTTTGCAAAAAGACCAAGAACACCT containing:
- a CDS encoding uracil-xanthine permease family protein, which gives rise to MKGHLLMSSSNSSIENIYKLNGKVPVGKAIPFGLQHILAMFVANIAPIIIVGGASGLSSAQTARLIQSAMIIAGIGTLIQLFPLWKIGSGLPIVMGISFTFVSIFCYIGPTYGYNAIVGAVLVGGIVEGVLGLFAKYWIKLISPIVAASVVTSIGFSLLSVGASSFGGGSGSENFGSATNWILGTITLLSCIIFNILAKSYFKQLSVLFGLIVGYIVAVFMGVVDFSSLSETSIVAVPSLMPFKPEFNANAIFSVILIFLVSATETIGDTSALAASGLNRDVTTKETSGSIACDGFISALSSVFGCLPITSFSQNVGLVAMTKVVNRFAIATGAIIMIIAGIFPFFGALLATLPDAVLGGCTLMMFGTIVISGLQMISNCGYSQRNITIAALSLSIGIGFTQVPEIFSIFPKIIENVFAENCVAVVFIVSIILNLVLPKNMETVVPKEDNENK